Proteins found in one Arthrobacter pascens genomic segment:
- a CDS encoding vWA domain-containing protein yields MIPAAVAVTAVGTWLAFRTEPREKARLRPVANADRLTALPEYQAALRRHRRWLAVAAVAGGMLVVSAAAAAARPVELTTIRPEEHNRDIVLCLDASGSMSSADSAVVGVFAELAQQFDGERIGLTIFDSTAIQVFPLTDDYEYVQEQLELARGAFDGEPGSSGFLGGTWSGRGSSLIGDGLASCVQGFPDAGSRPDQPDQPDQGVPQRSRSVVLATDNFLSGDPIFTLEQAAALAQEKDVRVYALNPGDFDYGTDSGQPGAQLRAAAEATGGAYYSLDSPDAVAEIVSTVQQTEAAAMQGAPRAVVWDRPDLPLAVALMSGLVLAGASWRLRP; encoded by the coding sequence ATGATCCCCGCAGCCGTGGCTGTTACTGCCGTTGGCACCTGGCTGGCTTTCCGGACGGAACCGCGGGAGAAGGCACGACTGCGGCCGGTGGCCAACGCTGACCGGCTCACCGCCTTGCCCGAATACCAGGCCGCCCTCCGGCGCCACCGCCGCTGGCTGGCCGTTGCCGCCGTCGCGGGCGGGATGCTGGTGGTCTCGGCCGCGGCCGCGGCTGCCCGGCCAGTTGAGCTGACCACTATCCGTCCCGAGGAGCACAACCGGGACATCGTCCTGTGCCTGGACGCATCCGGCTCCATGAGCAGCGCAGATTCTGCCGTAGTGGGCGTCTTTGCCGAGCTGGCGCAGCAATTCGACGGGGAACGGATCGGGCTCACCATCTTTGACAGCACCGCCATCCAGGTCTTCCCCCTGACCGACGACTACGAGTACGTCCAGGAGCAGCTGGAACTGGCCCGCGGCGCCTTTGACGGCGAACCTGGAAGCTCCGGTTTCCTGGGCGGCACCTGGAGCGGCCGGGGATCCTCGCTGATCGGCGACGGCCTGGCTTCCTGTGTTCAGGGTTTCCCTGACGCTGGCAGTCGTCCGGACCAGCCGGATCAGCCGGACCAGGGAGTGCCGCAGCGCTCGCGGTCGGTGGTGCTGGCCACGGACAACTTCCTCTCGGGCGACCCCATCTTCACCCTGGAACAGGCCGCGGCGCTGGCACAGGAGAAGGACGTCCGCGTGTATGCGCTGAACCCCGGCGACTTCGACTACGGCACGGACTCCGGACAGCCTGGTGCCCAGCTCAGGGCGGCGGCCGAAGCCACCGGCGGAGCCTACTATTCGCTGGACAGCCCGGATGCCGTGGCGGAGATCGTCAGCACCGTGCAGCAAACGGAGGCGGCAGCGATGCAGGGCGCGCCCCGCGCAGTGGTCTGGGACCGGCCGGACCTGCCCCTGGCTGTTGCGCTGATGTCCGGGCTGGTACTGGCCGGAGCGTCCTGGCGGCTCAGGCCATGA
- a CDS encoding vWA domain-containing protein has translation MTLQPVLPWWILVPLMAAAVLFLGWRLVHAARRRFVHGRDSLHGWLFRSALVLLVLGAALRPGIPGGTAEAAASDVNVFFVVDTTSSIVAEDYGDFSPRLDGVRQDITAIAAELAGARFSVITFDTNAAVRMPLTTDTTALETIVAVLESEVTDYSKGSSITAAGTLLAERLRAARESHPERPRIVYYLGDGEQTSGKEPEAMRMDDGLVDGGAVLGYGTPEGGRMKENSGLGPGKEAASGQGYIQDRSAGSGQDAVSVIDESRLREIASQLGIPYVHRSAGDAVAPMMQKADPGTLQRTEGNGSLEGRTELYWSMAAAAFLLALRETVLVLRQWRQLRPAQQIQQAAGVRK, from the coding sequence ATGACGCTGCAACCTGTCCTGCCGTGGTGGATCCTGGTGCCGCTGATGGCTGCCGCGGTGCTCTTTCTGGGCTGGAGACTGGTCCATGCCGCCCGGCGGCGTTTCGTACATGGCCGTGACTCACTGCACGGCTGGCTGTTCCGGAGCGCCCTGGTCTTACTGGTACTGGGGGCGGCCCTGCGTCCAGGAATCCCGGGCGGAACGGCTGAGGCGGCAGCCTCGGACGTCAACGTCTTCTTTGTGGTGGACACCACCAGCAGCATCGTGGCCGAGGACTATGGGGACTTTTCCCCACGGCTGGACGGGGTACGCCAGGACATCACGGCCATCGCAGCGGAGCTGGCAGGGGCACGATTTTCCGTCATCACCTTTGACACCAACGCCGCGGTCCGGATGCCGTTGACCACTGACACGACGGCGCTGGAGACCATAGTGGCGGTACTGGAGTCCGAGGTGACTGACTACTCCAAGGGAAGCAGCATCACGGCCGCCGGCACACTCCTCGCTGAACGCCTGCGGGCCGCCCGTGAAAGCCACCCTGAGCGGCCGCGGATTGTCTATTATCTGGGCGACGGCGAGCAGACCAGTGGCAAGGAACCGGAAGCCATGCGCATGGATGACGGACTGGTGGACGGGGGAGCGGTGCTGGGCTATGGGACCCCGGAGGGCGGCCGGATGAAGGAAAACAGCGGCCTTGGTCCCGGAAAGGAAGCTGCTTCCGGGCAGGGCTACATCCAGGACCGGAGCGCAGGAAGTGGACAGGACGCCGTCTCGGTCATTGACGAGAGCCGGCTCCGGGAGATTGCCAGCCAACTGGGCATTCCTTACGTCCACCGCTCAGCCGGTGATGCCGTCGCACCGATGATGCAGAAGGCCGATCCCGGAACGCTGCAGCGCACGGAGGGGAACGGCAGCCTTGAGGGCAGGACGGAACTCTATTGGAGCATGGCCGCCGCAGCATTCCTGCTCGCACTCCGGGAAACAGTGCTGGTGTTGAGGCAGTGGAGGCAGCTCCGGCCCGCGCAACAGATCCAGCAGGCAGCCGGAGTTCGGAAATGA
- a CDS encoding methylenetetrahydrofolate reductase: MSPPSLIDTHPNLSDAAPVALSYELFPPRSPAAAESLWNTIRELETTDPDYVSVTYGASGSNRDTAVELINRLLLETTLRPLAHLTCVGNTPEELAEIIGDLLDHGVRGILALRGDQPKDGGEPAAGSLRYAQDLIELIRRVEQRRSALLCAGKIAVGVAAYPTRHPESPSEAHDVEVLLAKQRSGADFAITQVFFHTEQYADLITRARRAGVTIPIIPGVMPLTSLRRVRRLGELTGVEPAPELLELLAAADSDAESLRIGVRATVDLANAALEAGAPGIHLYTFNEHQSALEVLDKLSLPRHSRSASRRSAIARRQLAS, from the coding sequence ATGTCACCACCAAGCCTTATCGACACCCATCCCAATCTCTCAGATGCCGCCCCGGTGGCGCTTTCCTATGAGCTCTTCCCGCCGCGTTCGCCGGCGGCTGCCGAGTCGCTCTGGAACACCATCCGGGAACTGGAAACCACTGACCCGGACTATGTCTCCGTCACGTACGGTGCCAGCGGCTCGAACCGGGACACCGCCGTCGAACTCATCAACCGGCTCCTGCTGGAGACAACCCTGCGGCCGCTGGCCCACCTGACCTGTGTCGGCAACACACCGGAGGAACTGGCAGAAATCATCGGCGACCTGCTGGACCACGGCGTCCGTGGCATCCTGGCGCTCCGCGGTGACCAGCCCAAGGACGGCGGCGAACCAGCGGCCGGCTCCCTGCGGTACGCGCAGGACCTGATCGAACTCATCCGCCGCGTCGAGCAGCGGCGTTCGGCGCTGTTGTGCGCCGGCAAGATCGCGGTGGGCGTGGCAGCGTATCCCACTCGGCACCCGGAATCGCCCAGCGAGGCGCACGACGTCGAGGTGCTGCTGGCCAAGCAGCGTTCCGGCGCCGACTTCGCCATCACTCAGGTCTTCTTCCATACAGAGCAGTACGCGGACCTGATCACCCGTGCCCGCCGCGCCGGTGTCACCATTCCCATCATTCCGGGCGTTATGCCGCTCACCAGCCTCCGCCGCGTCAGGCGGCTCGGCGAACTGACGGGCGTTGAGCCTGCTCCGGAACTCCTGGAGCTACTCGCCGCCGCGGACAGCGACGCCGAAAGCCTCCGCATCGGCGTCCGCGCCACGGTGGATCTGGCCAATGCCGCGCTCGAAGCCGGCGCGCCCGGCATCCACCTCTACACCTTCAACGAACACCAAAGCGCGCTGGAAGTGCTGGACAAACTCTCTCTTCCACGCCATTCACGCTCAGCCAGCCGCCGGAGCGCCATCGCCCGACGCCAGCTGGCCAGCTGA
- the metE gene encoding 5-methyltetrahydropteroyltriglutamate--homocysteine S-methyltransferase, with amino-acid sequence MTELNTPFPAASLLGYPRIGRRRELKKAVEAYWAGKIDAAALDAAAKEIQLGTAKRLQGLGLTEAAAVPGTFSYYDQVLDAAAHLGAVPARFGNLLNAEGQLDIDGYFTLARGNKEQQPLEMTKWFDTNYHYLVPEIGPETNFALTSNRVVEEFEYALANGVETRPYIVGPVTFLLLSKASDDAPAGFSPLSRLEDVLPVYTALLEKLAAAGASWVQLDEPALVVDQETSAADIQAAVAGSYEVLAAVAKRPQLFVSTPYGALNEQFSILAASGIDALHIDAFKGAVPAAAELAALGNKTLVAGVVDGHNIWRNDLQASADRIAELKKSVAKLAISTSTSTQHVPHDVEEEVQLSEQLRSWLAFADQKAVEVVTLAGVLTDAAAVQPAIDEATRIIANRAAAEGVQRADVRARTAALTPADFNRSEYSVREAAQEEALHLPPLPTTTIGSFPQTSEIRSARARNNKGDLTNEQYEQLMKDEIKRVVELQEELGYDVLVHGEPERNDMVQYFAENLEGFDVTVHGWVQSYGSRCTRPSILWGDVTRSAPITVAWAEYAQSLTSKPMKGMLTGPVTILAWSFVRDDQPLGETANQVGLALRDEIADLEAAGIKVIQVDEPALRELLPLRKADQAAYLDWSVNSFRLSTAGAGDATQIHTHLCYSEFGAIIDAIDGLDADVTSIEAARSRMEVVHDLESHGFGRGVGPGVYDIHSPRVPGEQEVTELLSTAVKHVPSRQLWVNPDCGLKTRGYAETEESLRNLVSATRTVRAELLEAAK; translated from the coding sequence ATGACTGAACTGAACACGCCGTTTCCCGCTGCCTCGCTCCTCGGCTACCCGCGCATCGGCCGCCGCCGCGAACTGAAGAAGGCCGTTGAAGCCTACTGGGCCGGCAAGATCGACGCCGCCGCCCTTGATGCCGCCGCCAAGGAAATCCAGCTGGGCACCGCCAAGCGCCTCCAGGGCCTGGGCCTGACCGAAGCTGCCGCCGTTCCGGGCACCTTCTCCTACTATGACCAGGTGCTCGATGCCGCCGCGCACCTCGGTGCCGTGCCCGCACGCTTCGGCAACCTGCTCAACGCAGAGGGCCAGCTGGACATCGACGGATACTTCACCCTGGCCCGCGGCAACAAGGAACAGCAGCCGCTGGAAATGACCAAGTGGTTCGACACCAACTACCACTACCTCGTCCCGGAAATCGGCCCGGAGACCAACTTCGCGCTGACCTCCAACCGCGTCGTTGAAGAATTCGAATACGCGCTGGCCAACGGCGTGGAGACCCGCCCGTACATCGTGGGCCCGGTCACCTTCCTGCTCCTGAGCAAGGCTTCCGACGACGCACCCGCCGGATTCAGCCCGCTGTCCCGCCTCGAGGACGTCCTCCCGGTCTACACCGCGCTGCTGGAGAAGCTGGCCGCCGCTGGCGCCAGCTGGGTCCAGCTGGACGAACCCGCCCTGGTGGTGGACCAGGAGACCTCCGCCGCCGACATCCAGGCCGCCGTGGCCGGCAGCTACGAGGTCCTCGCAGCTGTTGCCAAGCGTCCCCAGCTGTTTGTCTCCACCCCGTACGGTGCCCTGAACGAGCAGTTCAGCATCCTTGCCGCTTCCGGCATCGACGCCCTGCACATCGACGCCTTCAAGGGCGCCGTTCCCGCGGCGGCCGAGCTGGCCGCCCTGGGCAACAAGACCCTGGTTGCCGGCGTGGTGGACGGACACAACATCTGGCGCAACGACCTGCAGGCCTCGGCTGACAGGATCGCCGAGCTGAAGAAGTCGGTGGCCAAGCTGGCCATCAGCACCTCCACCTCCACCCAGCACGTTCCGCACGACGTCGAGGAAGAGGTCCAGCTGTCCGAGCAGCTCCGCAGCTGGCTGGCGTTCGCCGACCAGAAGGCCGTTGAGGTTGTGACCCTCGCCGGTGTCCTGACCGACGCAGCCGCCGTGCAGCCGGCCATCGATGAGGCCACCCGCATCATCGCCAACCGCGCCGCCGCCGAAGGCGTGCAGCGCGCCGACGTCCGTGCCCGCACCGCGGCACTGACCCCGGCCGACTTCAACCGCTCCGAGTACTCGGTCCGCGAAGCCGCCCAGGAAGAGGCCCTGCACCTGCCGCCGCTGCCCACCACCACCATCGGCTCCTTCCCGCAGACCTCCGAAATCCGCTCCGCCCGTGCCCGCAACAACAAGGGCGACCTCACCAACGAGCAGTACGAGCAGCTCATGAAGGACGAGATCAAGCGCGTTGTGGAGCTGCAGGAGGAGCTGGGCTACGACGTCCTGGTGCACGGCGAGCCCGAGCGCAACGACATGGTCCAGTACTTCGCCGAGAACCTCGAAGGCTTCGACGTCACCGTGCACGGCTGGGTCCAGTCCTACGGCTCCCGCTGCACGCGCCCGTCCATCCTGTGGGGCGACGTCACCCGCAGCGCCCCCATCACGGTGGCCTGGGCCGAGTACGCCCAGTCCCTGACCAGCAAGCCGATGAAGGGCATGCTCACCGGTCCGGTCACCATCCTGGCCTGGTCCTTCGTCCGCGACGACCAGCCGCTGGGCGAGACCGCCAACCAGGTTGGCCTGGCACTGCGCGACGAGATCGCCGACCTCGAAGCCGCCGGCATCAAGGTCATCCAGGTGGACGAGCCCGCCCTGCGCGAGCTCCTGCCGCTGCGCAAGGCTGACCAGGCTGCCTACCTGGACTGGTCAGTGAACTCGTTCCGGCTGTCCACCGCCGGTGCCGGGGACGCCACCCAGATCCACACCCACCTGTGCTACTCCGAATTCGGCGCCATCATCGACGCCATCGACGGACTGGATGCTGACGTCACGTCCATCGAGGCCGCACGCTCACGCATGGAGGTTGTCCACGACCTCGAGTCCCACGGCTTCGGCCGCGGCGTTGGTCCGGGCGTCTACGACATCCACTCGCCGCGCGTCCCGGGCGAGCAGGAAGTCACGGAGCTGCTCAGCACCGCCGTCAAGCACGTGCCGTCCCGCCAGCTCTGGGTCAACCCGGACTGCGGCCTTAAGACCCGCGGCTACGCCGAGACCGAAGAGTCGCTGCGCAACCTCGTGTCGGCCACCAGGACGGTTCGCGCCGAACTGCTGGAAGCGGCCAAGTAA
- a CDS encoding DUF2004 domain-containing protein, producing MNKVASQHFGEIELNHGRDHNIAAKHELRGQTLELDLNINAHDRFDEAAMHKVDYRLRYLPELVDEVREMIAEELEQEGTSPQEYLHFHCNALKDEHLQKVFGVEDRSQLTNDVFLKALKLGHVGIFPGQPERYFVLDFTLGSHFTDEVLVASADEDGVVDDEIVWES from the coding sequence ATGAACAAGGTAGCGAGTCAGCACTTTGGAGAGATCGAGCTCAACCACGGCAGGGACCACAACATTGCCGCCAAACATGAGCTGCGCGGCCAAACGCTGGAACTCGACCTCAACATCAACGCGCATGACCGTTTTGATGAGGCCGCCATGCACAAGGTGGACTACCGGTTGCGCTACCTGCCTGAACTCGTGGACGAGGTCCGCGAAATGATCGCCGAAGAGCTGGAGCAAGAGGGCACCAGCCCCCAGGAATACCTGCATTTCCACTGCAACGCCCTTAAGGACGAACACCTGCAGAAAGTTTTCGGAGTGGAAGACCGCAGCCAGCTCACCAACGACGTGTTCCTCAAAGCCCTCAAGCTCGGCCATGTGGGTATCTTCCCCGGCCAGCCGGAACGCTACTTCGTCCTTGATTTCACCCTTGGCTCGCACTTCACCGACGAAGTCCTGGTCGCCTCGGCGGACGAAGACGGAGTGGTGGACGACGAAATCGTCTGGGAGTCCTGA
- a CDS encoding LysR family transcriptional regulator codes for MVNPVHLKTLLEVTRLGSFAAAAARLGYTASAVSQQMTALERDTGVVLFQRSARSVVPTEAAVVMTRHAAKVLTDIEALMAAASKTHDTTSQELRLGIFPSLATYVLPRILQNPAWKDLGIDLRVSVAEPAQTIQGLRTGGELDVALVFQVGQSGLAWPHTINRQWIGDDNFRVVLPAGWGFRTDAKVAADHLSEMPWIMHHPASSDAIVIERLFASCNLHPRVVAYSDDFHASLEMAAAGLGAALVPELALLHRPAGVVVLDVPEIRLARNVFALLINEKKTARVQLFVDLLAETLAGLGTAGN; via the coding sequence TTGGTAAATCCCGTACATCTGAAGACACTCCTGGAAGTCACGCGGCTGGGCTCGTTCGCGGCCGCCGCCGCCCGGCTGGGGTACACAGCGTCCGCTGTGTCCCAGCAGATGACTGCCCTGGAACGCGACACCGGCGTGGTCCTCTTCCAGCGCTCCGCCCGGAGCGTGGTTCCCACGGAAGCGGCCGTGGTGATGACCAGGCACGCTGCCAAGGTGCTCACGGACATCGAAGCGCTGATGGCGGCGGCATCCAAGACCCACGACACCACCAGCCAGGAACTGCGGCTCGGCATCTTCCCCAGCCTGGCTACCTATGTCCTCCCGCGGATCCTGCAGAACCCGGCATGGAAGGACCTCGGCATCGACCTCAGGGTGTCCGTTGCTGAACCCGCCCAGACTATCCAGGGCCTGCGCACCGGCGGGGAGCTTGACGTGGCGCTGGTCTTCCAGGTGGGACAGTCCGGCCTGGCATGGCCGCACACCATCAACCGGCAGTGGATCGGTGACGACAACTTCCGCGTGGTGCTGCCGGCTGGATGGGGTTTCCGCACCGATGCCAAAGTGGCGGCCGACCATCTATCCGAGATGCCATGGATCATGCACCATCCCGCGAGCAGCGACGCCATTGTGATCGAACGGCTCTTCGCCAGCTGTAACCTGCATCCGCGCGTGGTCGCCTACAGCGACGATTTCCACGCCAGCCTGGAGATGGCGGCCGCAGGCCTGGGCGCCGCGCTGGTCCCGGAACTCGCCTTGCTCCACCGGCCGGCCGGGGTTGTGGTCCTGGACGTTCCGGAAATCAGGCTGGCCCGCAACGTGTTCGCGCTGCTGATCAACGAGAAGAAAACCGCCCGGGTGCAGCTGTTTGTAGATCTGCTGGCGGAAACCCTGGCCGGCCTGGGCACTGCAGGCAATTAA
- the nrdH gene encoding glutaredoxin-like protein NrdH — MTVTVYTKPACVQCNATYRALDKKGITYQSVDISQDAEALDRLKALGYMQAPVVVTDQDHWSGFRPDKIEELALSAVSSVA, encoded by the coding sequence ATGACCGTTACGGTTTACACAAAGCCGGCTTGTGTTCAGTGCAACGCAACGTACCGTGCGCTGGACAAAAAGGGCATCACCTACCAGAGCGTTGACATCTCACAGGATGCCGAGGCCTTGGATCGCCTGAAGGCGCTGGGCTACATGCAGGCCCCTGTTGTGGTTACCGACCAGGACCACTGGTCGGGCTTCCGCCCGGACAAGATCGAGGAACTGGCACTCTCTGCCGTTTCCTCCGTGGCCTAG
- the nrdI gene encoding class Ib ribonucleoside-diphosphate reductase assembly flavoprotein NrdI, whose product MYFSSASENTSRFVAKLGRELARIPLHPRDAPLLATRPYVLVLPTYGGTGGEGSVPKQVIRFLNNPQNRKLIRGVIGAGNTNFGDNYCMAGDIIAAKCQVPHLYRFELMGTPEDVARVNQGLDKFWTRLSQTQK is encoded by the coding sequence ATTTATTTCTCCTCGGCATCCGAGAACACCAGCCGCTTTGTTGCGAAACTCGGCCGCGAATTGGCCCGGATCCCGCTCCATCCGAGGGACGCACCCCTTCTCGCCACCAGGCCGTATGTCCTGGTGCTGCCGACGTACGGCGGCACCGGGGGAGAAGGATCGGTGCCCAAACAGGTCATCCGCTTTCTGAACAACCCGCAGAACAGGAAACTGATCCGCGGCGTTATCGGTGCCGGCAACACAAATTTCGGGGACAACTACTGCATGGCGGGAGACATCATCGCTGCCAAATGCCAGGTACCCCACCTCTACCGCTTCGAACTCATGGGAACGCCGGAAGACGTTGCCCGGGTCAACCAAGGATTGGACAAGTTTTGGACACGACTGTCTCAGACACAGAAGTAA
- the nrdE gene encoding class 1b ribonucleoside-diphosphate reductase subunit alpha: MPAAYKGLGYHELNAMLNLYGPNGEIQFGADREAAHQYFLQHVNNNTVFFHDLEEKLDYLVKNQYYERETLDQYTMNFIRELYNRAYKKKFRFETFLGAFKFYTSYTLKTFDGNRFLERYEDRVCMVALHLARGDEQLALQMVDEIIEGRFQPATPTFLNAGKRQRGELVSCFLLRIEDNMESIGRSINSALQLSKRGGGVAFALTNIREVGAPIKQIENQSSGVIPVMKLLEDSFSYANQLGARQGAGAVYLHAHHPDIYRFLDTKRENADEKIRIKTLSLGVVIPDITFELAKKDEDMYLFSPYDVERVYGMPFSDVSVTEKYYEMVDDSRIKKTKIKAREFFQTLAEIQFESGYPYIMFEDTVNRANPIDGKIIMSNLCSEILQVSQPTTYNDDLSYAETGKDISCNLGSLNIAKTMDSPDFGLTIETAIRSLSAVSDMSNITSVPSIAKGNDQSHAIGLGQMNLHGYLARERVHYGSEEGLDFTNIYFYSVVYHAVRASNMLAIQTGQTFGGFEKSKYASGEFFDKYTEQEWVPQTEKVAELFKNIHIPTQDDWRELKASVMEHGIYNQNLQAVPPTGSISYINNSTSSIHPVASKIEIRKEGKLGRVYYPAPYLTNDNLEYYQDAYEIGYEKVIDTYAAATQHVDQGLSLTLFFKDTATTRDINKAQIYAWRKGIKTIYYIRLRQLALEGTEVEGCVSCML; encoded by the coding sequence ATGCCGGCTGCCTACAAGGGCCTGGGCTATCACGAACTCAACGCAATGCTTAACCTGTACGGCCCCAACGGCGAGATCCAGTTCGGCGCTGACCGCGAGGCTGCGCACCAGTACTTCCTGCAGCACGTGAACAACAACACCGTGTTCTTCCATGACCTGGAAGAGAAGCTCGACTACCTGGTGAAGAACCAGTACTACGAGCGTGAAACCCTCGACCAGTACACGATGAACTTCATCCGCGAGCTCTACAACCGCGCCTACAAGAAGAAGTTCCGCTTCGAGACTTTCCTGGGCGCGTTCAAGTTCTACACGTCCTACACACTGAAGACGTTCGACGGCAACCGCTTCCTGGAGCGCTACGAGGACCGCGTCTGCATGGTGGCCCTGCACCTTGCCCGCGGCGACGAGCAGCTCGCCCTGCAGATGGTGGACGAGATCATCGAGGGCCGTTTCCAGCCAGCCACCCCCACGTTCCTGAACGCCGGCAAGCGCCAGCGCGGCGAACTGGTTTCATGCTTCCTGCTCCGCATCGAAGACAACATGGAGTCAATCGGCCGTTCCATCAACTCCGCGCTGCAGCTCTCCAAGCGCGGCGGCGGCGTGGCGTTCGCGCTGACCAACATCCGCGAAGTCGGCGCCCCGATCAAGCAGATCGAGAACCAGTCCTCCGGCGTGATCCCGGTAATGAAGCTCCTTGAGGACAGCTTCTCCTACGCCAACCAGCTCGGAGCCCGCCAGGGTGCCGGTGCCGTGTACCTGCACGCGCACCACCCTGACATCTACCGGTTCCTGGACACCAAGCGTGAGAACGCGGACGAGAAGATCCGCATCAAGACCCTCTCACTCGGCGTTGTCATCCCGGACATCACGTTCGAGCTGGCCAAGAAGGACGAGGACATGTACCTGTTCTCGCCGTACGACGTCGAGCGCGTCTACGGCATGCCGTTCTCCGACGTCTCGGTCACCGAGAAGTACTACGAGATGGTGGACGATTCCCGGATCAAGAAGACCAAGATCAAGGCGCGTGAGTTCTTCCAGACCCTCGCCGAGATCCAGTTCGAATCCGGCTACCCGTACATCATGTTCGAGGACACCGTGAACCGGGCAAACCCGATCGACGGCAAGATCATCATGTCCAACCTGTGCTCCGAGATCCTCCAGGTCTCCCAGCCCACCACGTACAACGATGACCTGTCCTACGCTGAAACCGGCAAGGACATCTCCTGCAACCTTGGCTCGCTGAACATCGCCAAGACCATGGATTCGCCGGACTTCGGCCTGACCATCGAGACGGCCATCAGGTCGCTCTCGGCGGTTTCGGACATGTCCAACATCACGTCGGTGCCGTCCATCGCCAAGGGCAACGACCAGAGCCACGCCATTGGCCTTGGCCAGATGAACCTGCACGGCTACCTGGCCCGCGAGCGGGTCCACTACGGTTCCGAAGAGGGCCTGGACTTCACCAACATCTACTTCTACTCGGTGGTGTACCACGCCGTCCGCGCCTCCAATATGCTGGCCATCCAGACCGGCCAGACGTTCGGCGGCTTCGAGAAGTCCAAGTATGCCTCGGGCGAGTTCTTCGACAAGTACACGGAGCAGGAATGGGTCCCGCAGACCGAGAAGGTCGCGGAGCTGTTCAAGAACATCCACATCCCCACGCAGGATGACTGGCGCGAGCTGAAGGCTTCCGTTATGGAGCACGGCATCTACAACCAGAACCTGCAGGCCGTTCCGCCGACGGGCTCGATCTCCTACATCAACAACTCCACCTCCTCGATCCACCCGGTGGCGTCCAAGATCGAGATCCGCAAGGAAGGCAAGCTCGGCCGCGTGTACTACCCGGCGCCGTACCTCACCAACGACAACCTGGAGTACTACCAGGACGCGTACGAGATCGGTTACGAGAAGGTCATCGACACCTACGCTGCTGCCACCCAGCACGTGGACCAGGGCCTGTCCCTGACGCTGTTCTTCAAGGACACCGCCACCACCCGCGACATCAACAAGGCGCAGATCTACGCGTGGCGCAAGGGCATCAAAACCATCTACTACATCCGTCTCCGCCAGCTCGCGCTGGAAGGGACTGAGGTGGAGGGTTGTGTTTCTTGTATGCTTTAG
- the nrdF gene encoding class 1b ribonucleoside-diphosphate reductase subunit beta gives MTEKVKLLSHVEAINWNRIQDDKDVDVWNRLVNNFWLPEKVPLSNDVQSWATLTPDEQQLTMRVFTGLTLLDTIQGTVGAVSLIPDALTPHEEAVYTNIAFMESVHAKSYSSIFSTLCSTKEIDEAFRWSTENENLQKKAQIVMDYYQGDDPLKRKVASTLLESFLFYSGFYLPMYWSSRAKLTNTADLIRLIIRDEAVHGYYIGYKFQKGLEGLSEERKQEIKDYTFELLFELYENEVQYTHDLYDSVGLAEDVKKFLHYNANKALMNLGYEAMFPASVTDVNPAILSALSPNADENHDFFSGSGSSYVIGKAVNTEDDDWDF, from the coding sequence ATGACCGAGAAGGTCAAGCTGCTTAGCCACGTCGAGGCCATCAACTGGAACCGCATCCAGGACGATAAGGACGTGGATGTCTGGAACCGCCTGGTCAACAACTTCTGGCTGCCGGAGAAGGTGCCGCTGTCCAACGATGTCCAGTCGTGGGCAACGCTCACCCCGGATGAGCAGCAGCTCACCATGCGCGTGTTCACCGGCCTGACCCTGCTGGACACCATCCAGGGCACGGTTGGCGCTGTTTCTTTGATTCCGGATGCGCTCACGCCGCATGAGGAGGCCGTGTACACGAACATTGCGTTCATGGAGTCGGTGCACGCCAAGAGCTATTCCTCGATCTTCTCCACCCTGTGCTCCACCAAGGAGATCGACGAGGCGTTCCGCTGGTCCACCGAGAACGAGAACCTTCAGAAGAAGGCCCAGATCGTCATGGACTACTACCAGGGCGACGATCCCCTGAAGCGCAAGGTGGCCTCCACGCTGTTGGAGAGCTTCCTGTTCTACTCGGGCTTCTACCTGCCCATGTACTGGTCCTCACGGGCCAAGCTGACGAACACGGCTGACCTAATCCGCCTGATCATCCGCGACGAAGCCGTGCACGGCTACTACATCGGCTACAAGTTCCAGAAAGGCCTGGAGGGTCTGTCCGAGGAGCGCAAGCAGGAGATCAAGGACTACACGTTCGAACTGCTCTTCGAGCTGTACGAAAACGAGGTCCAGTACACGCATGACCTGTACGACTCCGTTGGCCTGGCCGAGGACGTCAAGAAGTTCCTGCACTACAACGCCAACAAGGCCCTGATGAACCTGGGCTACGAGGCCATGTTCCCGGCCTCTGTCACCGACGTGAACCCGGCCATCCTCTCCGCGCTGTCGCCCAACGCCGACGAGAACCACGACTTCTTCTCCGGGTCGGGTTCCTCTTACGTTATTGGCAAGGCCGTCAATACTGAGGATGACGACTGGGACTTCTAG